In the genome of Chaetodon trifascialis isolate fChaTrf1 chromosome 21, fChaTrf1.hap1, whole genome shotgun sequence, the window TGCGTTTCAGACAACACGCCACTGATATTACACACGATAATAACATTCAAACAACGACTTGAGCTTAAATGTGTGATAACGGGAAATTTGGCTGCAGAATGCAACTAACAGTATCAAAGCAGATTGAATTAACTGTAAAACAcatcctgtgtgtttgtactcaCCAGGCAACACCTGGTCCAGGTAGATGGCCAACAGAAGGTAGAGGACACAGTCCACAACCAGCATGAGCATGGGCACGTAAAGAGGATGGGGGCCGTTGGCCagggaggaaaacacagcaccATCTCCCTGAGCCTCCAAGTACACCACCtgacatgtgcacatgcacacacacgcacgcacacacacacagttattagCCTCATCATTTTTCAATAACTGCACAGCTCCTCACGgattattctttatttttacgTAAACAGCATGCAATAGAGAGCTGATGGTGAGGGATGCAGgtaagtgtgcgtgtgtgtgtttgctacCTGTGCAATCCCGATTGAGAAGGCGCTGGGGGAGAGCAGGCAGAGGAGCCAGACCAGCGGCTGTGGGAAGTCCTTCATCAGCACGGTGAACAGCGACAGGCAGCCAAACACCACCGTCAGCATGGAGCCCACCGTGCTGGCAAACTTGGGCTTCTTAAATAACGGAGTTAgcatgaaggagaaaaagatctgagagatgagagagaggagaggagaggaggaaggcagggggagagaggaagaggagggaaaagaatCAGAATCATAGAAGAAACAAAGCAACACGCTCTGTGTGGTCTCCAAGCTACATTTTAAACTTCCTTAAAAACACAGTCGGCAGGTTTCATGTTCACAGTGAGGCCTGTGGATCATCCAGAATAACAGGTACACTGTTTCCAGAAGGAGACCTGTGTTGACATTTCCAAATGTCATTTTCCGCTGCTGTGAGCACCACGAACAAAATCCTGTTCGCCTCCATCGGACCGGGGCGGAGGCAGAAATGTCAGAGATGTGCATCTCAACACTTgagccaataaaaacaaaagtaatcACACACCAGCCTCTATCAAGGCTCTACTCACTGACGATATTCCAtagaagaagatgaggaagaagatgacAAAGAAGTCGCTGTTAGGGAACAGGGCTGTGTACGTGGCGATGATGGACATCAGAATGGACATGGTGGTCACCAGGGCAGCATACAGGAGGCCCCACGACAACctgtgcacaaaataaaaaccaCCACTTTAGTTTCACACAAGCAGAACTTAAAGGACAGCGGCTGAGGTTGCGTCCGCCCTCACCAAAAAGCCGTGTCGTACAGCCCCATCATGGTCATGGTGTCTTTGAGGCGATGCTCCTTCTCCGCCGCCACGTTGACAATGAGGAAGGTGACGAAGGGCGTGAAGGCCAGGACCAGGTAGATGGAGATGAGGGCGTGGGGGAACTTCTGCACCTCCACAGAGCCCGGCTGACCCATCATCACCACCTTCAGGTCCATCTCGCTCCACACTGAGCGCTTCGTCTGCATCTGCACACCAGAGATGAAGCGCAAGCACATCAAAGCGGGGTAGGGTCGAGCGGGAGACTGGAGACTGAAGACCAGCGTGCTGATCTGTGGCCTGTCTCACCTGGATGATGGCAGCGTCGATCAGAGACTGGAGGCGGATGAATCCGGAGTACCAGTAATTAGCCGCTCTGCAGTTCACCGAGCTGGTGAAGCAGTTGGCTGGAAGAGAACAAGCACAACGACAAACACTCGAGTTTGAGTTATTTTGTTGTGTCCTGCCTCACGCCAGCACAtaattcaacacacacattttattccCACCCCCCGACTCAACGACTCCTGATTTGGACATTAATCCTGACACATCCTGTCAGGAAGGATCAGAATGAGTGAAAGGCAACGGCCGGGATTTTCCACAGATTAACAACGATGAGTTTTCTGTCTGGACTTTGGATTAGACCCTTCAGGACCTTCAGAGAAGCGTCCTGCAGCCTGTCCAGCATTGTCCTGGTTGTGCGCTGCTATCTGACCCAGCATGAGagttgtgtgtgctgtggagctgctttTCCACCTTTTATCAAATGCCTGACTGGTGCACTGCTGCAGAAATAGCTGCTTTCTGGCAGGTTCATCCACCTCTATGAGgactctgtggctgctgtttcAAAACAGGCCCTTCTAGTTTCATGACTGAACAACAGCCAGACTTTTCACAATAAAGGTGGTTAATGATAGGACATGCCGCGTGCTGGCAAAGGTTCAGACAGTGCTTTTCCTCAGTAAAATGAGGTCTGATCAACCAGATGAGACATTGTCTGCTGTGTATGGTGCAGCGTGGCTCAGCTACCTGTGGCTAACCTCACTGTGACTAACGCTCCCTTATGCAGAAACcctctttctttgtgtgaaatgtctttGCTGACTTTCAGACTTTACCAAAAGATTCAGTGTAATCGCTGGGAAGGGGCAGCTGGTTGTACGGGAAGCGCAGCCTGTAAGACGTGGCAGAGCTGTCCATGAACACAACACCAATATAGCTGGACGGCTCGTACAGGCTGGCGTTCTCCAGGTCCTCCTCGCTGGCAAACATCTCCAGACGATCCTGCATGTCTGAAAacacgaggaggaggacagcagcgTCACAAACCAACCACTGTCCAAGGGGCATTCAAGTTGCAAGTATGCAATGGTTCTCAAGCACTTACGCATCTCCTGGGCCACCTCCTCCATGATGTGGTTGGTGATGTTAGTGATTGGTGTGTAGCCCAGGCCCTTGAAGAAGTGGTTGTCAGGCTCCAGCTCCATAGTGCTGATGCCCCCATAATAAACGTGAGGGTTCAGGGTGCTGATGAGAATCAGGAGACCCAGCAGTAACAGAGGCAGGATCAgttcctgcagacacagacacagagggacatcATCTTCTGCTGCTTATCCAGCACATAGTCTGCAGCGCTGTAGCACCGTATGTAAGAGCTGCTGCTTTCCAATGCAGCCATCAGGTTATAAACATGCTTTCAGCTCCTCAAGACCAACAGCGTGTTCAGGGAAGACAGTGCTTTTAAACAGCTTATCTACTCAGTTTGTTTTTACGTCATCATCTTATTGAAAAACCTCTTACTTCTCACTCAGAAAGCTAAATCTCTCAACACCAGAAACTGAGCTAACCACTCGACTGCCTGCGTAGTGCACGAAATTCTGATTCTCCACCACAGAAATCAGAGGTTTCGGCTACTGTTAGTGCGTCCACACAtagcaggtgattggatgaaccaaAACTCTAATATTACTGTTAAAAGGTTCATGTGAGGTCAGTTAAGACCTGTTACAAAACTGACAGGAGCCgctctttccctcctccaaTCCACAAACATGCTACAGCTTGACCTTGAGCAACACAGTGAACTGAAACAATTGGGAGCCACTGGCATGTCTGGAGCTGATTTAGAGCTTTAAAACGGCTTTGTACCAAGAAATGTTTTCGGGTTCGTGGTTGACACAGTTCCACAGAGAGACTCGATCAGCAGATTTGGTTCACCTGGGATTATCTGGTTCCACAACACAACCAAAAGCTCATTTGGCAAACTGTTTGTCCTCCCAAATATCAGATTTTCCTCTCAAACCAACATAGCTGGGTTCTGTTTTCCAGTTCCCACAGCTTGAAAGCTGGTTTCGAGTAACTCAGCATAAATGGTTATCCCGGTCTTAAGCAGCCTGTGACAAACAGTTGGCACCTCTGGTGGAGTAAACAAGCTGTTTAATTCACAGCAAAGCTTAGAGAGGCCCTGCGCTTTCTCAGCTGCAGGTAAAGACGCTGCAGAACGTTCCTCTGTGCTGAAACGCTGATACacagacattaaaaatgcatcagtgcaacttaaagccaaatgaaacaCGCATGGTCCAACAAAGGAGAAACTGAAAGAGGGAAGAGGTACGAgccttttttatttactttaaaaatctaaatttctGCTCTGGATAAACTCAGTATTTCACCAAAGGCAAAGGTTTGGGtgtcacttgttttttgttgcacTGAAGCAGCCATTGATCCATATTTCTAACAAATTACTGAGTTAGTTGCAGCTGTCTATCACAGCCACAGAACAACATGAAACCTCAGACAGCAGCAACGAGTCTACGCCCCGAACACATTCACAGCAGTCCTCTGAAAAGCAGGCACCTGAAGACTCTGCTGCTTGGTCCTCCATTTGATGAGCAGGTTCTTGTAGAGAAGACTTCTTGTTTGGTGCCAGACTCCAGCATCTCTTCTGTACATGGGCTGCATACTTCCAGCATGCCTCATCTGGATGACGTGTGGACGAGAAGTCGTCTCCCTAATGCTGGCCTCagctgcaagaaaaaaagaaagaaagacaacaacacGAGAGAACAGGAGAGTTTAAATGACTGGTGGATTATCTGATCAGGAGGTAATTAATCTGCATCAGTTTTCTCCCATTGTCAGTGCAGACGTATCGAGCAGATGCTTCCATGCTTCACTGAAACCATCCTGAACGGACGTCCGTGCGGCAGACTTCTATTTTGAATACAGGATGTTCTTGTCAATTTGCCTCAGTATGCAAAAACACAGGTGCAGACAAGCTTAACTGGACGAAATAACAAAGAAAGCAGTAAAACCACGTGTATTCTGCACAACTGTTGCATCACGGTCTCAGATTCAATACATCCAGTGCACATATACAGTATCAAGGCTTTGACCAGCAAACGTCACCATTTCTGACTGTATTAAATGTTTTGAAACAGTGAATCACTTTCAACACAACTGCTTCTTAGTGAAGCATTTTTCACAACTTCTGCACGTTTGACTGACAAtcgattaatggagaaaataatcgtcagtgatgaaaataaatggaaGCTGCAGCCACTGTACAGTATGCACTGCATAATCACAATTCATGGAATAAGAGACTAATTCAAACACTGTCACCATTATTTCAATGCACTTCTCTACAGCAATGTAATCAAGGCTGAGGCTCGGAGGGACCTCAGTAATGTGCACACCACAATAAACAAAGGTCCAACACGTTTCCTTCAAACACTGCCGCACAGTGAGCCGACTCCCTTACAAAGACCCTTTTAAATAAGGTGGATTTTCTTAAGTGTGAAATGAATCTTTATGCATAAAACGGACCAAACATCAGCTTTCAAACAACCTCAGATATCTTTAGGTAGCTTTCGTGTCAGTGAGCCGTCCACTGTTTGTGGGAAGcgctgctaacagctagctgaCGTTAGCATGTGAACTAATGCTAACCCGTTATGTGGCACGTATGTTGGCAAAGCTGCAGTGCGCtgttaaaaatgttcatttgatttcGACAAGCACTGCCTTTGTACTGTTTGTCCTCGCACTGACTGGAAATGAGAGAAAGTGGAGTTAGCGTTAGCTGAACGCGTTTGCATCCTCTGAGCTAAGGCGCTGTATGGCAACCACACAGAATACGCACAAGCAAATAAGCTAGCGagccacagcagcacagctgacatcctttggaaaacacacacatgctctgaGAAAAGCAAACGTTGCACATACTCACGTATGAAATACATTAAGACATATTTTCCTCCGAGGTGTGAGTCAACTGCTTTACATCAGACGTCGTTTCATGTCAAGTGAAGCCCCTGAACGAGCGCCTTGTTTCTTACGTTGGTACTTCCTTGTCACAGCCCAACAATGTGAcgtcaaccaatcagagccggCCGAAGTGTTAAATGACAACGGTTTGCACCAATCAGCATTCGACCAAATGTCTTTCAATGTCATATCAATATAGAAATTAAACAAACGCCACATGTGAGGATTTATTGACTTAAATTGAAGCAACTGGTTTGTTAAAATTACAATATAAATGCTTCTGCccaaaaaaggaaggaaatacAAAGTGCATGTGCATATGACAATAtgcaaattttttattttttttgtaaagctACAGATGAAGTATCATGTGGCCATCCTGTCAAGTCTAAACCTCACGGGTCCACCTGTGCAGTCCAGTCAATGAAAAGTCTCCAAAGACAACATATGTGCAGAATTTTGAGGAAATCCGTGAAATGAGGCACAAAATATCTCACAGTCCACTTGGACTAGTTCAGCCACAGAAACATGGTCTCTTGGGTTTGAATGTCACACTGAAATATCATAAAGCATCCATGAGGAGCTTTGACAAGCTGTTTCAGAACACATATATGAAACTGTAAACAACTTTAAAGCAGCATACGGGGGAAGACAAGGAAGAGGATGGTATTTACAGCacacatctgtgctgctgtgcactgCTGTATCCCTGTTTTCAGTTTAAAGTGGCTATGATGGCGAGCGTTTGTAGGAAGGTTCTGGGATGTCTTTGAATTGGAGGAAACGATGAAGTGGGGAGGGCACAGGGAGCTGCTGGACTACACTGGTCCTCATCAGTAGATCTGGTCCCAGCAGCAGCCTAACCTGCAGCCGACAGATGTGGGAAAGACAGACGATGGAGTctagagggaggagaggaaaaagaaatgaagacagaattAAAATTACCCTCATTCGAAGATTTGTAAAAGCAAATCTGCAGTGTATGTTTTGTCTCTGTACCGAAATGTGGACACGGCTGCCAAGTCTTCTCGGCCCGTCTTCGATCCAGAACAGCGGACAGAGGCGGGGACAGAGTCGACCAGTTTACAAACTCCAGCAGGTAATTCAACACCTCGCTGTCTGCGTGTTCCAACCTGGAAAGCATcgaggacagaaagaaagacattgaTCAAGTGTAACAATCTGATACTcgatgaaagagagaaaggacagaCTTACATCTCGGGCTGAAGCAGCAAAGACGGTTCGAGTCCGGCCTTCAGAAGCAGAGGGAGCCAGCAGGCAGCAAAACGTACTTGGTTTAGTGCCACACAGATAAGCTCCCTCAGCTCCTGTGGCTTTAATAAAGTTTTCCCGTGATGATGTGGTACAGGACAGTTCCTGGTCAGAGTCTCTGGCCGTGAGATCCATCTGTGCTCGAgtatcagctgcagcaggtctgtTCTGTCAGTGGCCAAGGCATGAATCCAGTCCTCCTCCCTCAAACTCGCTCCTGCAGCTACCAGCAGCCTCACTGACTCACTGAAAGAGATTTTAGTGGAAATCAGGGGCAAATCCAACTGTGTTCTTTTGTGTATGTTCCTGGAGTGTGCGACGAGGTAATCTACTTTCTCACAGACCTGTATGGTTTGTTTGATGTGCGAGCCAACGCGAAGGAGAGTGGTGAGCGGAGGTCCAGGACATCCGTGCAGTCCTGAGCATCTGGGCTATAACCTTCCCTCAAGAGCAGCTCCACACTTTTGCTCTGATGTCTGAGGACGGCCATGTACAGCGGACTCACCCTGCCGTCACCACGGTCACATGCACGATCCGTAACAGCTATCAGCCTCCTGAGGACGCTGGATTGACAACATAATAACAGTAACAAAGGGTTCAGGGAAATAAATAAGAGTATATCTGCATGAAGCACAAccacttttaaaaaatgtgagaAAGCTCATTCTTTAGTTCATCAGTGGATGAGGGATCATGGCGAGAAGTACCCGATGTGGCCGAACTCTGCGGCAGCATGAATGGGAAGCTGCGGCCAGTCGTGACTGCAGGCTGTGTTGGGATCTGCCCCGTGATCCAGCAGGAAGTCCACACAGGCCTGGTGGCCCTCCTGAGAGGCAATCAGCAGTGGTGTGGCTAGATCAGCTGCCTGGGTGTTCACATTGGCACCTACAGTGAAAACCAAATCAAACAGGCTGAGTCTGACGCACAACCAAAGACATCTGTGGAGAGCCGACTTCACTTCGAGCTGgtatgaagaaaaacagctatTCACCAGCATTGACAAGAATTCCCAGGCACTCCTGCTGTCCATACTGCGCAGCCACAAACAGAGGGGAGATCCTGTGGTCATCCAGTGCCTCCAGGTTGCACACGTTGACCAGAATACGCACGATTTCACTGTGACCCTGAGGGAGTAAAAGAAGACGGACGTTATGAATTAGAACAGATCTCACagaatgagtgagtgtgtgtgtgtgtgtgtgtgtgtgtgtgtgtgtgtgaactcctTTCTTACCTTATAAACAGCCTGATGAAGGCAGGTCCAGCAGGAAGCCGTGTGCGTCCCGTTGACCTCTGCACTTTTACTGACCAGCAGCTGGACCACCTCCGTGTGTCCACCATCTACAGCTGTtgggaaaaagacagaattaaTCCAATTAAATCAAATTTGCAAACCAAAAGAGCAACTGAAAGCAGAGTAACACCAGTGTGATGATGCATTATACCTGCATACAAAGGACAGGACAGGTCATTTGTCGGCTGGTTGATGTTGGCGCGTGCTTTCAGGAGGATTCGGACCACTGCGAGGTGTCCACGCGCGGCTGCCAGGTAGCACGCAGATTCCCCCTCGTGTGTCAGAGAGTTCACATAGGATAAATTACACCCTTTCTTACCGCGGACAACAGACAGGATCTCCTGCGCACACCGCAGGCTG includes:
- the asb3 gene encoding ankyrin repeat and SOCS box protein 3, whose product is MDFTECYGDTVSSVAAAARSGCWRRVRRLMKRGFSVDCRDNRGWNALHEAAAAGSLRCAQEILSVVRGKKGCNLSYVNSLTHEGESACYLAAARGHLAVVRILLKARANINQPTNDLSCPLYAAVDGGHTEVVQLLVSKSAEVNGTHTASCWTCLHQAVYKGHSEIVRILVNVCNLEALDDHRISPLFVAAQYGQQECLGILVNAGANVNTQAADLATPLLIASQEGHQACVDFLLDHGADPNTACSHDWPQLPIHAAAEFGHIGVLRRLIAVTDRACDRGDGRVSPLYMAVLRHQSKSVELLLREGYSPDAQDCTDVLDLRSPLSFALARTSNKPYSESVRLLVAAGASLREEDWIHALATDRTDLLQLILEHRWISRPETLTRNCPVPHHHGKTLLKPQELRELICVALNQVRFAACWLPLLLKAGLEPSLLLQPEMLEHADSEVLNYLLEFVNWSTLSPPLSAVLDRRRAEKTWQPCPHFDSIVCLSHICRLQVRLLLGPDLLMRTSVVQQLPVPSPLHRFLQFKDIPEPSYKRSPS